TTTCACCGGCGCAACTTAACGACGACGACGGCGGAGAGCTGATATAGTTAAAACTCGTAAGGAAAATCGATGAAGTTGAAATCAAATCGGAGTTCGAGTCAGCGGGAATAAACCCTAATTTCGTGGTTCCAATCTGGAAGTACGTACGTGATTCAGAATCCCGACTTTCCAGAAAATCCAACCTACAATATCCGAACCAGGGTTCGCAAAGAAATGGGTCAGGATATCAGTCGAGCCTGCGGGCAGCTAGTCGTGAACCATCCTGACGACAAGAGAGGTCCTGGAACTGTGGAACCATCCACTTAAGAGACATTGAAGATCTGCATCTCTAACTTAAGGACCCCACACATTTTCTATTACAGTTATGTTAAAGTTCTTATTGTCAAGGTCAATTCTGTAACGCTATCATCAATCATGACTATAGCCTAAATAAAAAGTTGGTATAATACCACCAACAGGGTCACTTATCCATAGATTTGATCCAACAGTAGTCAATTCTATACAAAGACAAGTTTGATTCTTCTTATGTCGCATAATATAAATATTGGGTTTCTGTAAGATATTTTTCACATAGAAACAGAGAGTTTTAAATGGAGGGGTTGATTCCATATCTGATTCATGCTATCAAGAAAGACCATAAGCCACAAGATCAGGGGTATCGGTCGTTGTCTGTAGGATCTAGCCGAGGCTACCGACCATTAATGATGGGACAAGAAGGTTCTTCTTCATTTCAGGGATCTTCTCACCGTCGAACAAGATCAGAGTACAAGCCACCTGTGATAATGGATATGTTTGATCAGACATCATCATCAGGTTTTGGTCAAGATTCTGTGAATGAAGATTCTTCTTCTCAGGATATAGCAACAAAGCTTCAGCATGCAGATAGACGATGAGCTTCTGTCAGAAAGAAAAAACAGTTTTATAATCTGAAATCAAATTGTAGATACCAGTTATATGAATTTGTTTTAATTAATTTATTTATTTATTATAATAATGTATTGTATGAATTAAATACAATATAAAATTGATTGTTTTGGTTTAACTGACTTATTGTATTCAACAACAAAAAAGAATGACCAAGAATAATAGTAAAGAGAACTGTCAAAACAAAACAATGAGTAATAGCAGAGGAATGATCTGTTGCTTGCTTGGCACTCAAGGATGAAAGACCCGCAGTAGGGCATTTTACAACAGAAAACATTGAAGGCTTTCTTCATTATGAACATATTCGAAACTTAAACACATTAGATTCCACCAGTTTTCTTCTCTCTGTATGCTACAGGGTTGAGAAACACAGCTTTCTTTCTTCTTATCTGTCTCTGTTGTTTCTGACACAAACCTCACAAGAGTCATTGTTAGTGGCAATGGATGAATTATGATCAAGTATTGTTTTCAAGCTTCTAGAGGAAATGGGTGTGGGGAAAGTGCGAAGAGACGTTCATCACAGACCAGTTCTGCTGAAAAGAAGAAGTATAATCCCTGTGTAAGCAGTTGGAGGGATGTGGCAAAACAAATGTTTTTTTTCTTGAGCCTCACACTGAGTAGAAGACAGAGAAGAAAGTAAAAAAAGAGGGAGGGTTAGCGAATGTTTTGAAATTGCTCATATTAGGGAGAAAGATCCCACATCGGATGTTGGAATAGATTCTTATTAGTATATAAGATAGATGGGGCACTCCACTTATCACCGATTAGTTTTAGGTTGGAAGTCCATCTAGCTTAACATGGTATCAGAGCCCGATCCACGCAGTCCAACCCGATCTATTATCGATCCAGTCCAAAGTCGGTCCATCGATCATTGCTCAAGCATTCCGTGATTGATGTTCAAAGAGCCATCATCTCGAGTGGGCGTATTAAGGACAAAGGTCCCACATCGGATGTTCACTACAAGAAAACAGCGATATTCTGACGGACATTCCGACGGAANNNNNNNNNNNNNNNNNNNNNNNNNNNNNNNNNNNNNNNNNNNNNNNNNNNNNNNNNNNNNNNNNNNNNNNNNNNNNNNNNNNNNNNNNNNNNNNNNNNNGGGGGGCGAATTATAGGGGAAATCGGAGGGGATGAGAGTTCTAAGGTGTAGATCCAAAAAAGGTCGGGTTTTGCCTTCTAATTCTGTTTTCCGAACACGCATC
This sequence is a window from Brassica oleracea var. oleracea cultivar TO1000 chromosome C1, BOL, whole genome shotgun sequence. Protein-coding genes within it:
- the LOC106302381 gene encoding uncharacterized protein LOC106302381 translates to MEGLIPYLIHAIKKDHKPQDQGYRSLSVGSSRGYRPLMMGQEGSSSFQGSSHRRTRSEYKPPVIMDMFDQTSSSGFGQDSVNEDSSSQDIATKLQHADRR